The Pseudomonas oryzicola genomic sequence GCACGCTGGCGGTGCCAGTGCTGTACCGCACCCAGGTAGCCATCGGCATGCGCCTCGCGCACAGGGTCGGCCACCTGCACCAGGCGATAGCCGCCCTCGGGCCGGTAACGTTGCAGGATGGCCTTGCGCAATTGCACCAGCTCATCCTTGTCGGAGCCCTTGTCGAGCACGAAGAACACGCTGGCCTGGCCCAGCGCCTCGACCGCCTCGTAGGTGATCTGGCGCGGGTCACCGGAGCCGATGCCGATCAACAACAGGTCTTTCATTGCCCTGCCCTTTGCGCGAACCAGCAGCCATTGTCAGGCGGCTGCCGGTATTTGGCAAAGCAAGCGATCAGAACAGCGAGAAGTTGTAGCTGACGATGACCCGTGTCTCGTCCATGTCACGCGCCCAACGTTCATAGTTGCTGCGGTAAGTGGAATTGCGCAGGCGTACGCTGACGTCCTTGAACGTGCCAGTTTGCACCTGGTACTTGAATTCGGTGTCGCGTTCCCATTCCTTGCCTTCGGCCATACTGCCCGGCACCTTGATACTGTCGCCGTTGATGTAACGGGTGAAGAAGGTCAGGCCGGGTACACCCTGGGCTTTGAAGTCATAGTCATAACGCACTTGCCAGGAGCGTTCCTGGGCGGCGGCGAAATCGTTGACCTGGGCATAGTTGACCAGGTATGGGTTGCTGCCATCCAGGTACGGCATGGCACTGTCGCCGTACATACGCTGCCAGCCGGCACTGATCTTGTGGCCACCCAGGCTGTAGCCGAGCATGCTGCTGAATGCACGGTGGTCGATTTCGCCCGCGCGCGCATTGCCGATATCGTCACTCTTGATGACACGCAGGTCGGCCGACAGGCTGCCCACCGCCAGCGGCTGGCTGGCCACCAGGCCGAGGAAATGCTGGCGGTAGATGTCGTCCAGCCTGGCCACCTGGTACTGGGCGCTGAGCCGCTCGCTGAAGCGGTAATCGACACCGGCCAGGTCGAAATGGTCGGCTTCGATATCACAGGCATAACGCTTGTTCTTGCAGTGCACGCGAATGTCCTGGCGGTCGGTGGAATCGCGCGCGGTGTACTGGTTCAGGCGTGCCAGGGTGAACTTCAGGTCGCGCAACTCTTCGGAAGTGAGCATGGCGCCATGGAACATGGTCGGCAGCAGACGGCCGTCGTTGTATTTGAGCAGCGGCACATCCGGCATCATCGAACCGTACTTGAGTACGGTACTGGACAGCTTGGCCTTGGCGGCCAGGCCCATCTTCGCGTACTGATCGGCAGAGTGCCGCGGGTCGTGGCCAGAAGACGGCAACAGGCCGCTGTTACTGTCCGCCGGGCTGGAATCCAGTTTGAAACCGAACATGCCCAGTGCATCCACGCCAACCCCTACCGGCCCCTGAGTAAAACCGGACTGCACATTGAAAATGAAGCCCTGCGCCCATTCTTCGCGCTTGGACGCACCCTGGCTGGAACTGCTGTGGCCGTCACGAAAGTCTCGGTTGAAATAGACATTGCGTGCTTCAACCTTGGCACTGCTGTCTTCAAGAAAACCGGCGGCCTGGGCATTGGCACCGGCACACAACAGGAACAGGCCGGCAACACGACGCCCGGGGGCGAGGGGGAAAGGGGCAAACATGCGAGGAAACATCCAGAATCAAGGCGAGTAAGTAACCTGTGGCACAAGCTGGCCACGGTATTGCGGCGCGACCGAAGAATAGACGGCCATCATCTGAAATCGTCGCTCAACCGCTCTGGAACGGGCAATTGGACCATGGTCTAAGCGCCGGGAAGGGCAACGTTGAAGGAAAAGAAAAATAACGCACGTGACGCCGAGAAAGTTCCCCGCTTACTTCAAAAAAAGTTTGCAGTTTACCCGGTACTCGTGAATGACTACACTCGATATCAGCGAACAACAGAACCCACCCGCGTGGCCGGCGTTTTTATTTCTTCAATGTTCGTCACGCCCTGCCACCCCGACGTACAGGAGTGATTACAGTGTCCAGACTTGCAGAGTTTCGTGCTGCCGAAAAAGCGCTCCAGGAACAGATGGCGCAACTGGAAGCGTTGAAAAAGGATGCCGGCCTCAAACGCGAAATCGAATTCGAGCAGAAACTAGTCGGCCTGATGAAAAGCTATGACAAGAGCCTGCGCGATATCATTGCCATTCTCGATCCGAAGGCCGTGACCCGGGCGCCCATTGCAGCCCCCAAACAACAGCGTCGCCCCCGCGTAGTGAAGGTTTACACCAACCCGCACACCGGCGAACGAATCGAAACCAAAGGCGGTAATCACCGTGGCCTGAAGGCCTGGAAAGAGCAGTACGGAGCCGCCACGGTCGAAAGCTGGGTACGCTGATGAAACGTCCACGTGCACTTCACACTTTTTTCACAACGGCTGGCTCAGTATCGAGACAGCTAAAGGACTAGCGACCCCATCACGCGCCCGCACATGCGGGCCTCTAATTCCAGCGCCCTGCCTCATGCAGGGCGCTTTCATTTGCGCAATCGGCGTACTGCCGTATCATGGCCAGCCTGTCTGTTTTGCCGGTCCCCTGCGCCCGGCCTTGCCTCAGGAGTTCCCATGAGCCTGCACGATCTGCAAACCCTGCCTGGCGTCACCGCACAACCGGACGCTGCCACTGCGCAGTTCGTCTTCAACCACACCATGCTGCGGGTCAAGGACATCGAAAAGTCCCTGGACTTCTACACCCGCGTGCTGGGCTTCCGCCTGGTGGACAAACGCGACTTCCCCGAAGCGGCCTTCAGCCTGTATTTCCTGGCCCTGGTCGACCCGGCGCAGATCCCCGCCGATGACGCCAAACGCCACCAGTGGATGAAGTCGATCCCCGGCGTGCTGGAGCTGACCCACAACCACGGTACCGAGAACGATGCCGAGTTTGCCTACCACAACGGCAACACCGACCCGCGTGGTTTTGGCCATATCTGCGTTTCGGTACCGGATGTGCGCGCCGCCTGCGCTCGCTTCGAGGCACTGGGCGTAGCGTTCCAGAAACGCCTGCAGGATGGGCGCATGAACCACCTGGCCTTCATCAAGGACCCGGACGGTTACTGGGTCGAAGTCATCCAGCCGAGCGAACTCAAGGGCTGAGCGTTCCTCGCGGTGCGCTCGTCGGGCCGGGAACTCCCGGCCCCTTGCTGTGGTATATGGAGGTAACTGCTTCACATGCCACAGCGAGGTAAGGACGATGCAATCTCTTCACTGTGAATACCGCCAGCACACCATCACCGCCAGCGTGATGCCCCACCCCGATTCTCCCCTGCCCTATGCCGCCGGGTGCCTGATTACCGACCCCGACGGGCATACCAGCAAGCGCATGTCCATGCCGATGAAGTTCTTCTCCGACCTTGAGAACGCGCAGCATGTGTCGCTGGCCCATGGCCGGGCACTGGTGGACCAGCAACTGGATGAAGGGCACAAGGTGTTCTGATCCCGATCTGCCTGTCTTGCCCTTTCGCGGGCGAAACCGCAAAAGGGCAAGACAGGCGTAATCAGATATCCCGGGCGTAAGCCACCGCCGCCTCCACCTGCGCCGACGTCGGTCGCACCCCGGTGTACAGCACGAACTGCTCCAGCGCCTGCAGCGCGATCACCTCCAGCCCGGTGATCACCGGTTTACCCAACGCCTGCGCCCGCCGGATCAATGGTGTACGCGCCGGCATCGCAACCACGTCGAACACCCGCTCCGCCGCAGCGATGGCGTTTTCGGAAAACGCCAGCTGCTCGGCTTCCGCACCGCCCGCCATGCCGATTGGCGTCACGTTGACCAGCATCGGCGGGCACAGGTCCTCCAGCTCAGCCACCCAGCGATAGCCACAGACATCCGCCAACTGCCGCCCGGCCTGCTCGTTGCGCGCAACGATGATGCCCTCGGCGAACCCGGCATCACGCAGCGCACTGGCGACGGCTTTGGCCATGCCACCGCTACCACGCAGGGCAAACGCCGTGCGCGGGTCGACCTGGTGCTGCGCCAGCAACTGGCGTACCGCCAGGTAGTCGGTGTTGTAGGCCTTCAGATGGCCATTGGTATTGACTAGGGTATTGACCGACTCGATGGCTGCCGCGGAGGGGTCGACCTCGTCGGCCAACGCCATGCAGGCCTCCTTGTACGGCATCGATACGCCGCAGCCGCGGATACCCAGGGCGCGGATACCCGCCACCGCTGCCGGCAGATCATCAGTGCGCATGGCCTTGTAGTAGAAGTCCAGGCCCAACTGCTGGTACAGGTGGTTATGGAACCGGACCCCGAAGGTACCGGGGCGACCGGCCAGGGAGATGCACAACACGGTATCTCTGCTGGGGTTTGTCGACATAACCTGCTCCTTTGTCATAACTGAAACGTTTGTGCAGCGTAGCAGAGGCAACCATTGGTCGTCCCTTACACAACCTTTACCGTCTCCCTGTGCTCGGCAGACAAAGAGTGAGGTCATAGTAATAGGACCCCACAGTTGGGGTGTCCTTGCGAGGTTGCTTATGAACCGCCTCATTCCTGGAATTGCCCTGCTGGCCGGTGCCCTGGCCATCAGCGGGCCCGCTGCCGCCCACGGTGGCCATGGCGGCGGTGGTTGGTATGGCCCAGGCCCGCTGCTAGGTGCCGCCGTGGTTGGAGCGGTGGTCGGGGCTACGGTGTATGGCGGGCGCGAGCGTACCGTGTATGTCGAGCGTCAGCCGGTGTACTACGCGCCACCTCCGGTGTACGTGCAGCCGCCACCGCCGGTGTATTACCAACCGTACTATGCGCCACCCCCGGGCTACCGCAGATACTACGGCCCGCCGCCGGTGTATTACGGCCCGCCTCGCTGGTGAGAGTTGATAGAACTAATGACCACTATCGAGGAAGTTGATTTCAAACCGCCTCGGCTGCTGCGTATGGTGGAGCCATGTTTACAGGAGGTCCCCATGGCCACTATCCAGATCATGTCCGTTGTCGGCAGTGCCGTCCCCGCTTCGCTGCGTGAGCAAGGCCTGCTGGCCTGCTGGTACCTGGTACGCAACGGCGAAGCCGTTAGCGGCCCGATGCCGAGCCGGGCCTCGGCCCAGGCGCTGATCGAACAGCTGCAACCAGGCACCCTGGTCGCCTGACCCGTATTTGTTGTGCGTTGCTCCCTACGCCCTTCTGGCCCGCCTTATTGGCGGGTCTTTTTTTTCATTGGCGCAGGCCGGCTGGTTTGTGTTGTCGGCGTAGTCGATTCAGCCTGGCGCCAGCTACGGCAGAAAAAATTTACCTTCACGCCTATTTAGCAATGAGCTAAACACTGGCATGCTTCGCCTCATGGACATCTACGAAATCCGCAAGCACAACCTGGTCAAGCTGATCGGCAACCAGCGAAAAGGCTCCTGTGCAGAACGCTGGGGCATGGCTCCTGCACACCTCAGTCAGATCCTCTCGAACAAGACAGCGAAGAACCTGGGTGATGACGTGGCCCGTAGAATCGAGGGTATCGAAGGCTTGCCCCGGGGGTGGTTCGACACCATGGCGGTGGATGAGCAGGTACAGGCTGACGTTGGCGACAGCAGGCTGTGCGCAACTGACCTGGTCAAGCAGATGCTGGCCAGAAGCGGCAAAGGCATTCCCGAAGAAACCCGGCAACGGCTGCTGGCTGCTGCCGAGGAGCCGCTGAAGGCCACGCTGGTCAAGGCCGACCTGGCTCAGCCCGGCCTGGTGGGTGACGAGGTATGGATTGCCCACTATGACGTGCGGGCGGCCATGGGCGGCGGGCAGATCCCCCACGACTACCCCGAGATGTTCAAGGACGTCCGCGTCAGCCCAAGCCACCTGCGCGAGCTGGGCGTGGAATTCAGCGACCATCACCACCTGAAGATGGTGACCGGCTGGGGCCAGTCGATGGAGCCGACCATCAGGCACCGTGACCCGCTGATCGTGGACGTCAGCATCCGGGAGTTCGTCGGCGATGGCATCTACCTGTTCTGCTGGGGTGATCACCTCTATATCAAGCGGCTGCAGATTGCCGATGAAGAGCATTTCGAAATGATTTCCGACAACTCGCGACACAAGGACCGCATGGTCCGGCGAGAAGAAACCTATATCCAGGCCAGGGTGCTGCTGGTGTGGAATGCGCACCTGGTATGACGCCAAGCCCGCCCTCCCGGCGGGCTTTTTTCTGCAACTCAGAACGGTGCAGCCTTCCCGACCTGCTGCTCGACGGCAAGATCGTCGCGCGTACCCAGGCCGCTGCGCGACCAACGCAGCGTGACAGTGTCGTCATCGTTGAAGGCAAGGTCCAACTCAGGCGTTTCAGCCAGCAGGCCCATCACTTCTTCCCACTCAGCCTCACCGTCCGTATCCAGGCGATGGACCACAACCCAACGCTGGGTCTGTGCCAGCGGGTGGTTGATCATCGCTGACACCCGAAGGCTAAGCCGCTCTAACCCGGTCATTTGCTGGCGCTGCTGCAGCGTCGGCTTCATGTGCTTGGACATAGGCTCACTCCCACACCTGTATTTTTGTACAGTATTCGGATAAAGGATAGCCCACTGCCGAAACCAAGGTAAAGCCCGTTTCCGGGAAAAGTCTGACCGGGAAAAAATTTGTCGATGAGCGAAGTTAATTTAGCTATTGGCTATTGACACGAATTTAGCGGACAGCTAACTTTTTTATCGACAGCGCCGTCATCGTCGCTGCCAGCCCAAAGGGCACAATCCGTTATCGATTATCAAGGAGTACCTCCATGAGCGTAGACATCAGCAATCTCATCCTTTCCGTTCCGGTGGCCGAATCCTCGACCAGTCTGGTCGCCGACGAACTCACCGGCAGCGAAGCCATCGTCCAGTATCCAGAATATGTGTCAGTGCTCGACGACGGTTCGGTGCAGCTGTCTGCCCCAACCAAAGGCGCGTCGAGCAAAAGCACCCACCGGACACGCTGCGAGTGGTCGGAGCCGACCTACTGGACGCTGGCCGGTGCCCCGAATCACTGGAATCGGCAAGTGATGACCCTGACCAAGGTCAACTGGGCGCAGAAGGTGGTCGTGGCGCAGATGCACGTGTACGGCGACGACAGCCCGCCGGTGAAGGTGTTCTGGAGAAAAGGCGATATCACCCTGGGGTTCCGGCAGACCTACAACCAGACCGATCCGGTGAACTCGACGGTGCTCAGGGGTGTACCGCTGGGGGCGAAGTTTTCCGTGAGCATCCACGCCACCGCCCAGGGCACCGTCAACGTGACCGCCAGTTGCAACGGGGTGACCGGCAGCTCCGGCGACCTGCCGTTCGACAGCAGCTGGGCAGCGCACCAGTTCGAATTCCA encodes the following:
- a CDS encoding DUF1654 domain-containing protein — encoded protein: MSKHMKPTLQQRQQMTGLERLSLRVSAMINHPLAQTQRWVVVHRLDTDGEAEWEEVMGLLAETPELDLAFNDDDTVTLRWSRSGLGTRDDLAVEQQVGKAAPF
- a CDS encoding polysaccharide lyase family 7 protein, which produces MSVDISNLILSVPVAESSTSLVADELTGSEAIVQYPEYVSVLDDGSVQLSAPTKGASSKSTHRTRCEWSEPTYWTLAGAPNHWNRQVMTLTKVNWAQKVVVAQMHVYGDDSPPVKVFWRKGDITLGFRQTYNQTDPVNSTVLRGVPLGAKFSVSIHATAQGTVNVTASCNGVTGSSGDLPFDSSWAAHQFEFHGGVYNQVDYTDTTPPDDGSICIISDLSLVHA
- the gloA gene encoding lactoylglutathione lyase, translating into MSLHDLQTLPGVTAQPDAATAQFVFNHTMLRVKDIEKSLDFYTRVLGFRLVDKRDFPEAAFSLYFLALVDPAQIPADDAKRHQWMKSIPGVLELTHNHGTENDAEFAYHNGNTDPRGFGHICVSVPDVRAACARFEALGVAFQKRLQDGRMNHLAFIKDPDGYWVEVIQPSELKG
- a CDS encoding OprD family porin is translated as MFAPFPLAPGRRVAGLFLLCAGANAQAAGFLEDSSAKVEARNVYFNRDFRDGHSSSSQGASKREEWAQGFIFNVQSGFTQGPVGVGVDALGMFGFKLDSSPADSNSGLLPSSGHDPRHSADQYAKMGLAAKAKLSSTVLKYGSMMPDVPLLKYNDGRLLPTMFHGAMLTSEELRDLKFTLARLNQYTARDSTDRQDIRVHCKNKRYACDIEADHFDLAGVDYRFSERLSAQYQVARLDDIYRQHFLGLVASQPLAVGSLSADLRVIKSDDIGNARAGEIDHRAFSSMLGYSLGGHKISAGWQRMYGDSAMPYLDGSNPYLVNYAQVNDFAAAQERSWQVRYDYDFKAQGVPGLTFFTRYINGDSIKVPGSMAEGKEWERDTEFKYQVQTGTFKDVSVRLRNSTYRSNYERWARDMDETRVIVSYNFSLF
- a CDS encoding histone-like nucleoid-structuring protein, MvaT/MvaU family — protein: MSRLAEFRAAEKALQEQMAQLEALKKDAGLKREIEFEQKLVGLMKSYDKSLRDIIAILDPKAVTRAPIAAPKQQRRPRVVKVYTNPHTGERIETKGGNHRGLKAWKEQYGAATVESWVR
- a CDS encoding shikimate 5-dehydrogenase → MSTNPSRDTVLCISLAGRPGTFGVRFHNHLYQQLGLDFYYKAMRTDDLPAAVAGIRALGIRGCGVSMPYKEACMALADEVDPSAAAIESVNTLVNTNGHLKAYNTDYLAVRQLLAQHQVDPRTAFALRGSGGMAKAVASALRDAGFAEGIIVARNEQAGRQLADVCGYRWVAELEDLCPPMLVNVTPIGMAGGAEAEQLAFSENAIAAAERVFDVVAMPARTPLIRRAQALGKPVITGLEVIALQALEQFVLYTGVRPTSAQVEAAVAYARDI
- a CDS encoding S24 family peptidase; translated protein: MDIYEIRKHNLVKLIGNQRKGSCAERWGMAPAHLSQILSNKTAKNLGDDVARRIEGIEGLPRGWFDTMAVDEQVQADVGDSRLCATDLVKQMLARSGKGIPEETRQRLLAAAEEPLKATLVKADLAQPGLVGDEVWIAHYDVRAAMGGGQIPHDYPEMFKDVRVSPSHLRELGVEFSDHHHLKMVTGWGQSMEPTIRHRDPLIVDVSIREFVGDGIYLFCWGDHLYIKRLQIADEEHFEMISDNSRHKDRMVRREETYIQARVLLVWNAHLV